One segment of Paenibacillus rhizovicinus DNA contains the following:
- a CDS encoding sugar phosphate isomerase/epimerase family protein: MKLGVFAVLFAQKSFEDALDYIASKGLDAIEIGTGGYPGNAHCDPDVLLADESKLKAFKDAVDSRGLTISALSCHANPLHPQKAISSEHDAIIRKTIELASKLGVPVVNTFSGCPGDHEDAKYPNWPVAPWPNDYQEILDWQWENKVIPYWTEIGKLATESNVKIGLELHGGFSVHTPATLLRLREAAGDAIGANLDPSHMWWQGIDPVQAIHILGRAGAIHHFHAKDTSIDPINVNRHGVTDMQSYALMLDRAWQFRTVGYGHDMKVWSDIMSALRLVGYDYVVSIEHEDGLMSVDEGFSKAVQNLQSILIREPLGEMWWV, translated from the coding sequence ATGAAACTCGGAGTATTTGCCGTACTATTCGCGCAAAAGTCGTTTGAAGACGCATTGGACTACATCGCTTCCAAAGGCCTCGATGCCATTGAAATCGGCACGGGCGGCTACCCTGGCAACGCGCACTGCGATCCGGACGTCCTGCTCGCTGACGAAAGCAAACTGAAAGCATTCAAAGACGCTGTCGATTCCCGCGGTTTGACAATCAGCGCACTTAGCTGCCACGCTAACCCGCTGCACCCGCAAAAAGCGATCTCCAGCGAGCATGACGCCATCATTCGTAAAACGATCGAACTGGCTTCCAAACTGGGCGTTCCGGTCGTTAACACGTTCTCCGGCTGCCCTGGCGACCACGAGGATGCGAAATATCCGAACTGGCCTGTAGCTCCATGGCCGAACGATTATCAAGAAATTCTGGACTGGCAGTGGGAAAACAAAGTTATCCCTTACTGGACGGAAATCGGCAAGCTCGCTACGGAAAGCAATGTCAAAATCGGTCTGGAGCTGCACGGCGGCTTCTCCGTTCATACTCCGGCAACGCTTCTTCGCCTGCGTGAAGCAGCTGGCGACGCAATCGGCGCTAACCTTGACCCAAGCCACATGTGGTGGCAAGGCATCGACCCGGTTCAAGCGATTCACATCCTTGGCCGCGCCGGCGCTATCCATCACTTCCATGCCAAAGATACGTCGATCGATCCGATCAACGTTAACCGCCACGGCGTAACGGACATGCAGTCCTACGCGCTGATGCTGGACCGCGCTTGGCAGTTCCGCACGGTCGGCTACGGCCACGACATGAAAGTATGGTCCGATATCATGAGCGCGCTTCGTCTTGTCGGCTACGACTACGTTGTCAGCATCGAGCATGAAGACGGTCTGATGTCCGTGGACGAAGGCTTCTCGAAAGCCGTGCAAAACCTGCAATCCATCCTGATTCGCGAGCCTCTTGGCGAAATGTGGTGGGTATAA
- a CDS encoding U32 family peptidase, producing MNTMKRQDVELLAPAGDWDCMRAAVANGADAIFFGVEKFNARARANNFQTDELPEIMAFLHSYGVKGFLTFNILVFENELEDAKRLIESCIDAGVDAVIVQDLGLVKLIRELSPDFPIHGSTQMTITSPEAVEFTKPFDIERVVLGRENNLKQIKTIGEQAKLPMEVFVHGALCVSYSGQCLTSEMWGGRSANRGECAQACRLPYDLMVDGEVKPMGDVAYLLSPKDLAAVELVPELIEAGVSSFKIEGRLKSPEYVANVVSKYRRAIDKYFDGDRSAPSKEEMRELQQSFSRGFTHGFLDGTNNKKLVEGTFPKSRGVFLGRVERVLRDAVVVRIEAPLKRGDGIVFDAGDPTKKEEGGRVYDVRRQGVKLEGEAQEGIVLEIVPGRNDIDLRRVHVGDRVWKTSDPALDKRLRATFETEKPYRVFPLHVKVEGELGQPLRSWWTDVEKGNTVEVVSELPLEHAEKRPMDEALLREQLGRLGGTVYQLEVLEVELRGDLIVPMRELNRMRREAAEALAGERPKPPVYVKREVEVYADARGGKAAVGSAHGSEAAQRVPADRPAKLTVLCRSLQQLEAAVRSEKVDMVYADFEFIKQFPAAMELARSAGKPIALATPRIHMPGENGYHANILKLKPDAVLVRNTGALYYYLRAKAANPNEAFPQLIGDFSLNVANHKASDLFLDAGCSLITPSYDLNVQQMFDLLRTSDTSRTEVVIHQHLPMFHTEHCVYCTFMSEGTDFTNCGRPCEDHRASLQDRIGMAHPVRVDEGCRNTVYNAIEQSGAEYMVQFRDLGVNSFRIEFLEETADKVDEVIELYSDALAGRIGGTQVWRSLKAINQLGVTRGQLVK from the coding sequence ATGAATACGATGAAACGGCAAGATGTCGAGCTGCTGGCTCCGGCCGGAGATTGGGATTGCATGCGCGCGGCTGTGGCGAACGGAGCCGATGCCATATTTTTTGGCGTGGAGAAGTTCAATGCGCGGGCGCGGGCAAATAATTTCCAAACGGACGAACTGCCTGAAATTATGGCCTTTCTGCACAGCTACGGCGTGAAAGGGTTTCTGACCTTTAATATATTGGTGTTTGAGAATGAGCTTGAGGACGCGAAGCGGCTGATCGAATCTTGTATCGATGCAGGCGTAGATGCGGTTATCGTCCAGGATCTGGGGCTGGTGAAGCTCATCCGTGAGCTGTCGCCGGATTTCCCGATCCACGGCTCCACGCAGATGACGATCACCTCGCCGGAAGCGGTGGAATTCACGAAGCCGTTCGACATTGAACGGGTCGTGCTTGGCCGGGAGAACAATTTGAAACAGATTAAGACGATCGGCGAGCAGGCGAAGCTGCCGATGGAAGTGTTCGTGCATGGCGCGTTATGCGTGTCTTATTCGGGTCAGTGTCTCACGTCCGAGATGTGGGGCGGACGTTCCGCCAACCGCGGCGAATGCGCGCAAGCCTGCCGGCTGCCGTACGACCTCATGGTGGACGGCGAAGTGAAGCCGATGGGCGACGTGGCTTATCTGCTTTCGCCGAAGGATCTCGCTGCCGTAGAGCTCGTTCCGGAATTGATCGAAGCGGGCGTGTCTTCGTTCAAGATCGAAGGCCGCTTGAAGAGTCCCGAGTATGTGGCGAACGTCGTGAGCAAGTACCGCCGGGCCATTGACAAATATTTCGACGGCGATCGTTCCGCGCCGTCGAAGGAAGAGATGCGCGAGCTGCAGCAAAGCTTCTCGCGCGGATTTACGCATGGCTTCCTGGATGGCACGAACAACAAGAAGCTCGTGGAGGGTACGTTTCCGAAGAGCCGGGGCGTCTTCCTCGGCCGCGTGGAGCGGGTATTGCGCGACGCCGTCGTCGTCCGCATCGAAGCCCCGTTGAAACGCGGGGACGGCATCGTGTTCGACGCCGGAGATCCGACGAAGAAAGAAGAAGGCGGACGCGTCTACGACGTGCGCAGACAAGGCGTCAAGCTGGAGGGCGAAGCGCAGGAGGGCATCGTGCTCGAGATCGTGCCCGGCCGCAACGATATCGACTTGCGCCGCGTCCATGTCGGCGATCGCGTCTGGAAGACGAGCGATCCGGCGCTGGACAAACGGCTGCGCGCGACTTTCGAAACCGAGAAGCCGTACCGCGTGTTCCCGCTGCACGTGAAGGTCGAGGGCGAGCTGGGACAGCCGCTTCGTTCCTGGTGGACGGACGTGGAGAAAGGGAACACGGTCGAAGTCGTCTCCGAACTGCCGCTTGAACATGCGGAGAAGCGCCCGATGGACGAGGCGCTGCTGCGCGAGCAGCTCGGCCGCCTTGGCGGCACGGTCTATCAGCTGGAGGTGCTCGAGGTCGAGCTGCGAGGCGATCTCATCGTGCCGATGCGCGAGCTGAACCGGATGCGCCGCGAAGCTGCGGAGGCTTTGGCGGGCGAACGGCCGAAGCCGCCCGTGTACGTGAAGCGCGAGGTCGAGGTCTATGCCGACGCGCGCGGCGGCAAAGCCGCCGTTGGCAGCGCGCACGGCAGCGAGGCTGCGCAGCGCGTGCCGGCGGATCGGCCTGCCAAGCTGACGGTGCTCTGCCGCAGCTTGCAGCAGTTGGAAGCGGCGGTGCGATCCGAGAAAGTCGACATGGTCTATGCCGACTTCGAGTTCATCAAACAGTTTCCCGCCGCTATGGAGCTCGCGCGGAGCGCAGGCAAGCCGATTGCGCTGGCGACGCCGCGGATCCATATGCCTGGCGAGAACGGCTACCACGCCAATATTCTCAAGCTGAAGCCGGACGCGGTGCTGGTACGCAATACGGGCGCCTTGTATTATTACCTGCGCGCCAAGGCGGCCAACCCGAACGAGGCGTTCCCGCAATTGATCGGGGATTTCTCTTTGAACGTAGCCAACCACAAAGCTTCGGATCTCTTCCTGGATGCCGGCTGCAGCCTGATCACGCCTTCGTACGACTTGAACGTACAGCAAATGTTCGACCTGCTGCGCACCAGCGACACGTCGCGGACCGAGGTGGTCATTCATCAGCATTTGCCGATGTTCCATACGGAGCATTGCGTCTACTGTACCTTCATGAGCGAAGGGACGGATTTCACGAACTGCGGGCGGCCGTGCGAGGACCATCGCGCATCGCTGCAGGATCGAATCGGCATGGCGCATCCCGTTCGCGTCGACGAAGGCTGCCGGAACACCGTATACAACGCCATCGAACAGTCCGGGGCGGAATACATGGTTCAGTTCCGCGATTTAGGCGTGAATTCGTTCCGTATTGAATTTTTGGAAGAGACAGCCGATAAAGTGGATGAGGTTATCGAGTTATACAGCGACGCGCTTGCGGGACGTATTGGCGGCACACAGGTGTGGCGCAGCCTGAAAGCAATCAACCAGCTTGGCGTCACGAGAGGCCAGCTGGTGAAGTAA
- a CDS encoding AfsR/SARP family transcriptional regulator, whose product MNQYSNYVPQQHQWLGQVMKAEQIILDGHLPPMEQLLAIPAEIRMKSPLLLRVECENGLLHGQLAGSKQRLEAALRGFAAQADESAMLTMMAMLGLLYIQVGDKQESKPFMSQLEQEWKRNPENCSGFVPWALARAAANAGDLVSRMEDVPELLMAAAERFREEGRPLWASFVLLDGLIFDPRKRTHPDWQFWMNWLKRRTEEQSLTEDVLRVLTSVNRDKGMCGRLPARYAYLTKAVLLNEAEERLPEELSDDVESGIYAAGAAIRRQLAEGMLDAAAEGLRLLDRQRRLVSTPAIEQLAAELRAKLELRAQAANAAQASEAAESPKARKAGTAKSVQPSSGKGLKPILAPAHESERRSTQATPAIEPSKWKIKLFGGIAFSQGNGQHSEPVWKRRKAGELFVHMLMQQGYKSNKEQIIERVFGEGDPAKRSNQLYVTLHDLRSALKEVGLLEDAVYAKRGVIGISEQIVESVDAETFMTLSRVGDQLWTDDREEAARLFEKAIPLYGMLAPELPYSEWLERTREQLLDRQTNMLRRLAAYYGESNEEAREEQRLSDWIALRPEQEEAYEAMIKLCLRGFRRVEAIGWYRRLERICKEELGIEPREEVRKLLWS is encoded by the coding sequence ATGAATCAGTACAGCAATTACGTGCCACAACAGCATCAATGGCTGGGTCAAGTGATGAAAGCGGAGCAAATCATTCTGGACGGGCACCTTCCGCCGATGGAGCAGCTGCTTGCCATTCCGGCGGAAATAAGAATGAAGTCCCCCCTATTGCTTCGCGTCGAGTGCGAGAACGGTTTGCTTCATGGGCAGCTAGCGGGGTCGAAACAGCGGTTGGAAGCCGCGCTGCGCGGGTTCGCCGCACAGGCCGACGAGTCCGCGATGTTGACGATGATGGCGATGCTCGGTCTTTTATATATTCAAGTCGGTGACAAACAGGAGTCGAAGCCGTTTATGTCACAGCTTGAACAGGAGTGGAAGCGCAACCCGGAGAACTGCAGCGGATTCGTTCCTTGGGCGTTGGCCCGTGCCGCGGCGAACGCGGGGGACCTTGTCTCTCGGATGGAGGATGTGCCGGAGTTGCTGATGGCTGCGGCGGAACGGTTCAGGGAAGAGGGACGGCCGCTATGGGCTAGTTTCGTTCTGCTGGACGGATTGATTTTCGATCCGCGGAAGCGGACGCATCCGGACTGGCAGTTCTGGATGAATTGGCTGAAACGGCGTACGGAGGAGCAGTCGCTTACGGAGGATGTTTTGCGCGTGTTGACGAGCGTCAATCGGGATAAGGGCATGTGCGGGCGGCTTCCCGCCCGTTATGCCTATCTGACGAAAGCCGTTTTATTGAACGAAGCGGAAGAGCGGCTGCCGGAAGAGCTGAGCGATGATGTCGAGAGCGGCATTTACGCCGCCGGAGCGGCGATTAGGAGGCAATTGGCGGAAGGGATGCTTGACGCTGCGGCCGAGGGGCTCCGGTTGCTCGATCGGCAGCGCCGGCTCGTGTCCACGCCTGCGATCGAGCAGCTGGCCGCCGAATTGCGGGCAAAGTTAGAATTGCGGGCACAAGCGGCGAATGCCGCTCAAGCGTCGGAAGCCGCGGAGTCGCCGAAGGCCCGGAAGGCCGGAACCGCCAAATCCGTTCAACCCTCGTCGGGCAAGGGCTTGAAACCGATCCTGGCTCCTGCGCATGAGAGCGAGCGCCGCAGCACCCAAGCGACGCCGGCTATAGAACCATCGAAATGGAAAATCAAGCTGTTCGGCGGCATTGCCTTCAGTCAAGGGAACGGACAACATTCCGAACCGGTCTGGAAACGCCGGAAGGCGGGCGAATTGTTCGTGCACATGCTGATGCAGCAAGGATATAAATCGAACAAGGAACAAATCATCGAGCGGGTTTTTGGCGAAGGCGATCCCGCGAAGCGCTCCAATCAGTTGTACGTGACGCTGCATGACTTGCGTTCTGCGCTCAAAGAGGTCGGGCTGCTGGAGGATGCCGTTTATGCCAAACGCGGCGTTATCGGCATTTCGGAACAGATCGTCGAATCGGTGGACGCCGAGACGTTTATGACCTTATCCCGCGTCGGCGACCAGCTTTGGACGGATGACCGGGAGGAGGCTGCCCGTCTGTTCGAGAAGGCAATTCCGCTGTATGGGATGCTTGCGCCAGAACTCCCCTATTCAGAGTGGCTGGAGCGCACGAGAGAACAGCTGCTGGACAGGCAGACGAACATGCTGAGAAGGCTCGCGGCGTACTATGGGGAATCGAACGAAGAGGCGCGCGAGGAACAACGGCTTTCGGATTGGATCGCTCTGCGTCCGGAACAAGAGGAGGCATATGAAGCTATGATCAAGCTTTGCCTTCGCGGATTTCGGCGCGTGGAAGCGATCGGCTGGTACCGCAGGCTTGAGCGCATTTGCAAGGAAGAGCTCGGAATCGAGCCGCGGGAAGAGGTAAGAAAACTGCTATGGAGTTGA